The following proteins are co-located in the Sphingorhabdus lutea genome:
- a CDS encoding alpha/beta fold hydrolase, whose protein sequence is MKMNDNDGPLYHDHFYRSADDRLNLYARIYDIGAKTTPILLMHGLTRNSADFENLAAILSPHHNLIIPDQRGRGKSDYDNDPSQYRPDIYAADMFALLASLNVKETVMIGTSMGGLIAMLMAAHHQPICRALILNDIGPEVESKGLRRLQQYVGKSPKMNNWQDAANLCRASNEIAFPDYDEKDWMKFARRTCEMGQDGALKFAYDLSIANGVQGDKPNAAPANLWPLWEILNGIPILCIRGETSDILTPQILHKMHHSHAPNFSYIEIMGRGHAPMLDEPDAVRAIEQFLQINR, encoded by the coding sequence ATGAAGATGAATGACAATGATGGTCCATTATATCATGATCATTTTTATCGCAGCGCCGATGACAGGTTAAACCTATATGCGCGGATATATGATATAGGTGCAAAGACCACCCCTATATTATTGATGCATGGATTAACCCGTAACAGCGCAGATTTTGAAAATTTGGCAGCCATTTTATCCCCGCATCATAATTTAATCATTCCCGACCAACGCGGGCGCGGCAAATCAGATTATGATAATGACCCAAGCCAATATAGGCCTGATATTTATGCCGCAGATATGTTCGCTTTATTGGCGTCGTTAAATGTCAAGGAAACAGTGATGATTGGCACGTCAATGGGCGGTTTAATCGCCATGTTAATGGCCGCCCATCATCAACCAATTTGCCGCGCCCTTATATTAAATGATATCGGGCCAGAGGTTGAGAGCAAAGGTCTTCGACGTTTACAGCAATATGTTGGCAAAAGCCCCAAAATGAATAATTGGCAAGATGCGGCCAATTTATGCAGGGCCAGCAATGAAATTGCCTTTCCCGATTATGATGAAAAAGATTGGATGAAATTTGCCCGTCGGACATGTGAAATGGGACAGGATGGGGCATTAAAATTTGCCTATGACCTGTCCATTGCAAACGGGGTTCAGGGCGATAAACCAAATGCTGCGCCGGCCAATTTATGGCCATTATGGGAGATATTAAACGGCATTCCCATATTATGCATCAGGGGAGAGACATCCGATATTTTAACCCCGCAAATTTTACACAAAATGCACCATAGCCATGCCCCAAATTTTTCATATATCGAAATAATGGGGCGCGGCCATGCACCCATGTTGGATGAGCCAGATGCTGTTCGCGCCATTGAACAATTTTTACAGATAAATCGATAA
- a CDS encoding spinster family MFS transporter has product MLLLVYTFNFLDRQILGILAVPVKADLGLSDTQLGALGGIAFALLYSTMAIPLALIADRTSRTWVITISLVIWSGFTALCGIASNFWQMFLYRLGVGVGEAGGVAPSYAVIADYFPSHERARALAIYSLGIPLGSAAGVLFGGYIAQQVEWRTAFIVVGVAGIIIAPFFRLIVKEPKKAKAPEPISGQRAETIGTVFKILAAKKSFWLLSFGASMSSLCGYGIAFWLPSLMQRSFGLDLIETSHFYGAILLIGGIFGVLGGGWLGDYFGKKDRAAYAWLPAISFILGVPLFAGGILSSTASTAFFFFLIPQALGYVWLGPVLSAVQHLVPAHMRATASASFLFINNLIGLGFGTLILGALSDYYTGLYGGEGLRYAILTALIFYVFAAIFLAFAGKHLRKDWTI; this is encoded by the coding sequence ATGTTGTTATTGGTTTATACCTTTAACTTTCTGGACAGACAGATTTTGGGAATTTTGGCCGTTCCAGTAAAGGCGGATTTGGGATTGTCCGATACGCAATTGGGCGCATTGGGGGGCATTGCATTTGCATTATTATATTCCACAATGGCTATCCCGCTGGCCTTAATTGCCGATCGGACAAGCCGGACATGGGTGATAACAATTTCGCTTGTTATATGGAGCGGGTTTACCGCCCTATGCGGGATTGCCAGTAATTTTTGGCAGATGTTTTTATATCGTTTGGGCGTCGGAGTGGGCGAGGCGGGCGGCGTTGCGCCATCCTATGCAGTGATTGCGGATTATTTTCCCAGCCATGAACGCGCCCGTGCATTGGCCATATATTCATTGGGAATCCCATTGGGTTCGGCCGCAGGGGTGTTATTTGGCGGATATATTGCCCAGCAAGTTGAATGGCGCACCGCCTTTATTGTCGTGGGGGTGGCAGGGATAATCATCGCGCCATTTTTCCGTTTAATAGTGAAAGAGCCCAAAAAGGCAAAGGCCCCTGAACCAATATCGGGGCAGCGCGCGGAAACAATTGGCACGGTGTTCAAAATTTTGGCCGCAAAAAAAAGTTTCTGGCTTTTATCCTTTGGCGCGTCGATGAGCTCGCTTTGCGGATATGGTATTGCATTTTGGTTGCCCAGTTTAATGCAGCGCAGCTTTGGCCTTGATTTAATCGAAACATCGCATTTTTACGGCGCCATTTTGTTAATAGGCGGTATATTTGGTGTGTTGGGCGGTGGCTGGCTTGGTGATTATTTTGGCAAAAAGGACCGCGCTGCCTATGCATGGCTGCCCGCAATATCATTCATATTGGGCGTGCCATTATTTGCAGGGGGCATTTTATCGTCCACCGCATCAACGGCATTTTTCTTTTTCTTAATTCCGCAGGCATTGGGTTATGTGTGGTTGGGGCCGGTTCTTTCGGCGGTCCAACATCTTGTCCCTGCGCATATGCGCGCGACCGCTTCGGCCAGTTTCTTGTTCATCAATAATTTAATCGGGCTTGGCTTTGGCACATTAATTTTGGGCGCATTATCCGATTATTATACCGGCCTTTATGGGGGTGAGGGGCTGCGCTATGCGATTTTAACCGCATTAATTTTTTATGTTTTCGCGGCGATATTTTTGGCCTTTGCGGGCAAGCATTTGCGCAAAGATTGGACGATATGA
- a CDS encoding TonB-dependent receptor produces the protein MRDFQRAIRFVALSSVAIGGLAAAPLYAQSTKSVAQEADDEGVIIVTARRRDESLTDVPIAITAFSGEQLEQQGAIDITDIGLTTPNTTLEPSRGTNSTLTAFIRGVGQQDPVSGFEQGVGIYLDDVYLNRPQAAVLDIYDVERIEVLRGPQGTLYGRNTIGGAIKYVTKLLPQEPSFKARVAYGSFNQADAVISGSFPISDMVRVGASGARLSRGGFGENLTTGLDNYNKDIWAARGTFEMGGYGAPILIRISGDYTKDESNPRGGHRLIPGARSGAPVLSDVYDTRGALNFPKQDVEAYGLSMNISANLSDNITLRSISAWRKDDSASPIDFDALPAIDLDVPAVYRNEQVSQEFQILYESDRFNGLFGFYYLDATADTGFDVRLFTANAALPNLTAFTKANVDTETYAIFGDFTYDLTDQLSVSVGGRYTWDERSADILRQNYFLGTIGGSPFFGGNSIALGGPSTNFKGSEDFKKFTPRASLTFKPTPDHTLYASFSQGFKGGGFDPRGVGVNAPAAIVGAPTNEEIASFLSFDPEKVNSYELGYKGSLFDGGLNLALAGFYADYTDVQIPGSVACTVAGTPSFCGVVSNAGKATFKGLEFEANARLGRDLMTSGDRLNLSATMGYIDAQYDEYITNIGNVPTDVSQYREVQNTPKWTASGSLSYTMPIGAGDLFMGTSLSYRSKTYQFEVPNPYIDQSGYALWDANIVYTAPDGRWNIGLHGKNLTGKEYITSGYTFVVANPVTGAITNGTNNLPIPSLGLEGTLTAFYGNPRQVFVTAGVKF, from the coding sequence ATGAGAGATTTTCAGCGCGCAATACGCTTTGTGGCTTTAAGTAGCGTGGCGATAGGGGGCTTGGCCGCAGCGCCTTTATATGCACAATCAACAAAATCAGTGGCGCAAGAAGCAGATGATGAGGGCGTTATCATTGTTACCGCCCGCCGCCGTGACGAAAGCCTTACCGATGTCCCCATTGCGATTACCGCCTTTTCGGGTGAGCAATTGGAACAACAAGGCGCGATTGATATCACCGATATTGGTTTGACAACGCCCAATACCACATTGGAGCCATCACGCGGAACAAATTCAACGCTGACTGCCTTTATTCGCGGTGTGGGACAGCAGGATCCCGTTTCCGGATTTGAACAGGGCGTTGGCATATATTTGGACGATGTTTATTTGAACCGTCCACAGGCGGCGGTTTTGGATATATATGATGTGGAACGGATTGAGGTGCTTCGCGGCCCGCAAGGGACATTATATGGCCGCAATACAATTGGCGGCGCGATTAAATATGTCACTAAATTATTACCGCAAGAACCATCATTTAAGGCGCGGGTCGCCTATGGCAGTTTTAACCAAGCCGATGCCGTCATATCGGGCAGCTTTCCCATTTCCGATATGGTGCGTGTTGGCGCATCGGGCGCGCGATTGTCACGCGGGGGATTTGGTGAAAATTTAACCACTGGATTGGATAATTATAATAAGGATATTTGGGCCGCGCGCGGCACATTTGAAATGGGCGGATATGGTGCGCCTATTTTAATCCGCATTTCGGGTGATTATACCAAGGATGAAAGCAACCCGCGCGGCGGCCACCGGCTTATCCCGGGTGCGCGTTCCGGTGCGCCTGTTCTGTCCGATGTTTATGATACGCGCGGCGCATTAAATTTCCCGAAACAGGATGTGGAGGCTTATGGTCTGTCGATGAATATATCGGCCAATTTGTCGGACAATATCACCCTTCGTTCGATAAGCGCATGGCGCAAAGATGACAGCGCATCACCAATTGATTTTGATGCTTTGCCTGCAATCGACCTTGATGTGCCTGCGGTATATCGCAATGAACAGGTCAGCCAGGAATTCCAAATCCTATATGAAAGCGACAGGTTTAACGGGCTATTTGGATTTTATTATTTAGATGCCACCGCCGATACCGGTTTTGATGTGCGCTTGTTCACGGCCAATGCCGCATTGCCAAATTTAACCGCCTTTACCAAGGCAAATGTCGATACTGAAACCTATGCCATTTTTGGCGATTTCACCTATGATCTGACCGATCAATTAAGCGTGTCTGTTGGCGGGCGATATACTTGGGATGAACGCAGCGCCGATATTTTGCGGCAAAATTACTTTTTGGGAACAATTGGCGGCTCACCATTTTTTGGCGGCAATAGCATCGCGCTTGGCGGGCCAAGCACCAATTTTAAGGGCAGCGAGGATTTTAAGAAATTTACCCCCCGCGCGTCCTTAACATTTAAACCCACCCCCGATCACACCCTTTATGCCAGTTTTTCACAAGGGTTTAAGGGCGGCGGGTTTGACCCGCGCGGTGTTGGTGTCAACGCACCTGCGGCCATTGTCGGCGCGCCAACCAATGAAGAAATCGCCTCCTTCCTCAGCTTTGACCCTGAAAAGGTAAATAGCTATGAATTGGGGTATAAGGGCAGTTTATTTGATGGCGGCTTAAACCTTGCTCTTGCAGGATTTTATGCTGATTATACCGACGTGCAAATTCCAGGATCAGTCGCGTGCACCGTGGCTGGTACGCCAAGTTTCTGCGGCGTGGTGTCCAATGCGGGCAAGGCTACGTTTAAGGGTCTTGAATTTGAAGCTAATGCAAGACTGGGCCGGGATTTAATGACCTCTGGCGATCGGTTAAACCTGTCGGCGACAATGGGGTATATTGACGCGCAATATGATGAATATATCACCAATATTGGCAATGTTCCGACCGATGTGTCGCAATATCGCGAGGTACAAAATACCCCAAAATGGACAGCCAGCGGCAGTTTATCCTATACTATGCCCATTGGCGCGGGTGATTTATTCATGGGGACCAGCCTGTCTTACCGCAGCAAAACCTATCAATTTGAGGTGCCAAACCCCTATATTGATCAATCTGGATATGCCCTATGGGATGCCAATATTGTCTATACCGCGCCCGATGGCCGGTGGAATATTGGCCTGCATGGCAAAAATCTGACGGGCAAGGAATATATCACATCGGGTTATACATTTGTGGTGGCCAATCCGGTGACGGGCGCCATTACCAATGGCACAAATAATCTGCCCATTCCCTCGCTTGGTTTAGAAGGCACATTGACCGCATTTTACGGCAATCCGCGTCAGGTCTTTGTGACTGCGGGAGTAAAATTCTGA
- a CDS encoding TetR/AcrR family transcriptional regulator: MTKGSAKKATVIKNAAPKKAIADKVIGKKAIADKVIGKKANSKKIIAKKPASKKPILKNGPKQAISDNAIGHKVPRTERGRRTMRAILDAAAMEFGANGFGETSIVSITQRAKVALGSFYTYFDSKEEVFRALVKDMSERVKEQAAAAMTGRENALEKERTALSAFIEFSREHKEIYRIIDEAEFADPQSYREHYQGTAERIFMRLQKGADNGELSTQLTEAHAWAIMGMNVFLGLRYGIWSEEMTASEVANIAHGILSDGIIKK, from the coding sequence ATGACCAAAGGCAGTGCTAAAAAGGCAACAGTGATAAAAAATGCCGCACCTAAAAAGGCGATTGCCGACAAGGTAATTGGTAAAAAGGCGATTGCCGACAAGGTAATTGGTAAAAAGGCCAATTCTAAAAAGATAATTGCCAAAAAACCTGCCTCTAAAAAACCAATATTAAAAAACGGACCAAAACAGGCCATAAGTGACAATGCAATTGGCCATAAAGTCCCCCGCACCGAACGCGGACGGCGGACAATGCGCGCCATATTGGACGCGGCGGCCATGGAATTTGGCGCAAATGGCTTTGGCGAAACCTCCATTGTTTCCATCACACAAAGGGCAAAGGTCGCATTGGGAAGTTTTTATACCTATTTTGATAGCAAGGAAGAGGTATTCCGCGCCTTGGTCAAGGATATGAGCGAACGGGTAAAGGAACAAGCCGCCGCCGCCATGACAGGCAGGGAAAATGCATTGGAAAAAGAACGCACCGCCCTGTCCGCTTTTATCGAATTTTCAAGGGAGCATAAGGAAATATACCGAATTATTGACGAAGCAGAATTTGCCGATCCGCAAAGTTACCGCGAACATTATCAAGGAACGGCAGAGCGGATTTTCATGCGCCTACAAAAAGGAGCGGATAACGGTGAATTAAGCACTCAACTGACCGAGGCGCATGCATGGGCAATAATGGGAATGAACGTATTTTTAGGATTACGTTACGGCATTTGGTCCGAAGAAATGACGGCGAGTGAGGTTGCAAACATTGCCCATGGCATATTATCCGACGGCATCATCAAAAAATAA
- a CDS encoding toxic anion resistance protein — MSDDKNLAANATATKAAEAPAFDLKLDPPSPVPTIKAESAIGLVPVSDEQKSQLEVKVDSFVDDLIAQDVNSPEFGKRVDQLTNMGRKEIMAAAGQSNRFLDRPVRAMDDEASVGANLAELRRTIEDLDPSKQGNLLTPKKLFGIIPFGNKMRNYFDSYKSSQDHISTILARLAGGKDELLMDNASIDVERQNLWAAMGKLEQMIHLSKVMDAKLEDKANDLDASDPAKAKAIRETALFYVRQRTQDLLTQMAVTVQGYLALDLVKKNNVELVKGVDRASTTTVGALRTAVTVAQAMTNQKLVLEQITQLNSTTASIIDGTGKMLRENTATIHEQAANSTIPLETLQRAFQNVYDTMDAIDTFKLKALDSMKQTTDALTNEVEKSRGYIARVEGQARATQEAQDSGLLSSLGN; from the coding sequence ATGTCAGATGATAAGAATTTAGCTGCTAATGCAACCGCCACTAAAGCGGCAGAGGCGCCCGCATTTGATTTAAAATTGGATCCGCCATCGCCCGTTCCCACAATTAAGGCGGAAAGCGCCATTGGTTTGGTGCCGGTCAGTGATGAACAAAAAAGCCAATTGGAAGTAAAGGTTGATAGCTTTGTTGATGATTTAATCGCCCAAGATGTGAATTCACCCGAATTTGGCAAGCGTGTTGACCAATTGACCAATATGGGGCGCAAGGAAATTATGGCGGCAGCCGGTCAATCAAACCGTTTTCTTGACCGTCCTGTTCGCGCCATGGATGATGAAGCCAGCGTGGGCGCAAATTTGGCCGAGCTGCGCCGCACGATTGAGGATTTGGATCCGTCAAAACAGGGTAATTTATTAACGCCGAAAAAATTATTCGGCATTATTCCCTTTGGCAATAAAATGCGCAATTATTTTGACAGTTATAAAAGCTCTCAAGACCATATCAGCACCATTTTGGCGCGTTTGGCAGGGGGCAAAGACGAATTATTGATGGACAACGCCTCCATTGATGTGGAACGTCAAAATTTATGGGCGGCAATGGGTAAATTGGAACAGATGATCCATTTGTCCAAGGTGATGGACGCCAAATTGGAAGATAAAGCCAATGATTTGGACGCGTCCGACCCCGCCAAGGCAAAGGCAATTCGTGAAACTGCCCTATTTTATGTGCGCCAAAGAACCCAAGATTTATTGACCCAAATGGCAGTTACGGTTCAAGGTTATTTGGCATTGGATTTGGTAAAGAAAAATAATGTTGAATTGGTAAAGGGCGTGGACCGCGCCTCCACCACCACCGTTGGGGCGCTGCGCACCGCGGTTACCGTGGCCCAGGCAATGACCAACCAAAAATTGGTGTTGGAACAAATTACCCAATTAAACAGCACCACCGCCAGCATCATTGACGGCACAGGTAAAATGTTGCGCGAAAATACCGCGACTATCCATGAACAGGCCGCCAATTCAACCATTCCATTGGAAACATTGCAACGCGCGTTCCAAAATGTGTATGACACAATGGACGCCATCGATACATTTAAGTTAAAGGCTTTGGACAGCATGAAACAAACCACCGATGCCTTGACCAATGAGGTTGAAAAATCGCGCGGTTATATTGCCCGGGTCGAAGGGCAGGCAAGGGCAACACAGGAAGCTCAGGATTCGGGGCTGTTAAGCTCTTTAGGGAATTAA
- a CDS encoding arylesterase translates to MRLFNFIRYGVLILFFQGLSACDGQTTAGIDQQQQNNMVDVAKPQQEDAKFLVLAFGDSLYAGYGLKSGEGLVPMLQSSLQADGMSVKVHPAGVSGDTTMAGLKRFSFVLDNLKRKPDLILLGLGGNDMLRGISPAQTAENLTQMMDIAKSKNIPVMLTGMIAPTNMGAEYVNKFNAIYPKLAKKYQANLYPFILDGVVTDKKYMLPDAIHPNAEGIKIIVNRISPMVNDSLQKAAR, encoded by the coding sequence ATGCGTTTATTTAATTTTATAAGATATGGGGTTCTTATCCTTTTTTTCCAAGGTTTATCGGCCTGTGATGGACAAACAACAGCTGGTATCGACCAACAGCAACAAAATAATATGGTTGATGTTGCAAAGCCGCAGCAAGAAGATGCTAAATTTTTGGTTCTGGCCTTTGGCGATAGCTTATATGCTGGATATGGATTGAAATCGGGTGAGGGGCTTGTCCCCATGTTGCAATCCTCCCTGCAGGCAGATGGCATGTCGGTAAAGGTTCACCCTGCCGGCGTGTCGGGTGACACCACAATGGCAGGGCTTAAACGCTTTTCATTTGTGCTGGATAATTTGAAACGCAAACCCGATCTTATTTTATTGGGGCTTGGCGGGAATGATATGCTGCGCGGCATTTCGCCCGCACAGACCGCAGAAAATTTAACCCAGATGATGGACATTGCCAAATCAAAAAACATCCCCGTCATGTTAACCGGCATGATTGCGCCGACCAATATGGGCGCGGAATATGTAAATAAATTCAATGCAATATATCCAAAACTTGCCAAAAAATATCAGGCAAATCTATACCCCTTTATTTTGGATGGGGTTGTCACAGATAAAAAATATATGTTGCCAGATGCTATTCACCCCAATGCAGAGGGGATTAAAATTATTGTGAATCGCATTTCGCCGATGGTGAATGACAGTTTACAGAAAGCTGCTAGGTAA
- a CDS encoding ABC transporter ATP-binding protein: MTQYNLKQDNVAIAARKLKLSLGDAESKVDILKGVDLEILRGQSIALLGPSGSGKSSLMAILSGLERASSGTVIVDGTEFTSLNEDELSLARRGRIGIILQAFHLLPTMTALENVMVPMELAGVDGYEEKARQELAAVGLSHRVTHYPTQLSGGEQQRVAIARATAGAPAILFADEPTGNLDGETGANIIKLLFDRQKAIGATLLMITHDPSLAQKCDRVLRMADGMLSEDSL; encoded by the coding sequence ATGACCCAATATAATCTTAAACAAGATAATGTCGCAATCGCTGCGCGCAAGTTAAAGCTGTCCCTTGGCGACGCTGAATCCAAGGTTGATATTCTGAAAGGCGTGGATTTAGAGATTTTGCGCGGGCAAAGCATCGCCCTTCTTGGCCCATCTGGTTCGGGCAAAAGCTCGCTTATGGCGATATTATCAGGCTTAGAACGGGCAAGTAGCGGGACGGTCATCGTTGATGGGACAGAGTTTACTTCTTTGAATGAGGATGAATTATCACTGGCGCGGCGGGGGCGCATTGGAATTATATTACAGGCTTTTCACTTGCTCCCCACAATGACCGCATTGGAAAATGTCATGGTCCCTATGGAATTGGCGGGTGTTGATGGCTATGAAGAAAAAGCAAGGCAGGAATTGGCGGCGGTTGGCCTGTCCCACCGTGTCACCCATTACCCCACCCAATTATCGGGCGGGGAGCAACAACGCGTTGCCATTGCCCGGGCCACAGCGGGTGCGCCGGCCATTTTATTTGCCGATGAACCCACGGGCAATTTGGATGGCGAAACCGGGGCAAATATTATCAAATTATTGTTCGATCGGCAAAAAGCCATTGGCGCGACATTATTGATGATTACCCATGATCCCAGTCTGGCGCAAAAATGCGACCGTGTGCTGCGCATGGCCGATGGCATGTTGAGCGAAGATAGTTTGTGA
- a CDS encoding ABC transporter permease, whose protein sequence is MSSNMGNVNQFSTLWRLALRDMHIKIRGLRLLFICILLGVATLAGIGSLTSSIAAELAARGQNILGGDIEISLSQRQANNKELAEFTAYGRLSKTLRMRAMAFNPANEESALSELKAVDDNYPLYGALATHRAASDTPPQKGEIYIAQAMADRLSLNIGQKLRFGQADFTIKAIIKDEPDRLGEGFTLGPVAIINIDDIASTNLVQPGSLYSSKYRLQLSANNPGNTPNNDPQPDLENLTKSFEKKYSKQGFDFKNAGNGAPSTQRFIERMGQFLGLVGLAALTISGIGVGNGVSSYLAGKKSSIATLKILGLDSRGIFTIYLLQISIISIFAIITGLAIGIFAPFVITFFAGDILPVQPGVDIYPLPLIISAAFGALTALAFAIRPLSTAQLVPAARIFRSAVEDDLPTPKWAKWVNVAALILIAALAVLTAREKLFSAGFIIAALLVFAILWMLAIAIIKISASLPLPKNIVLRMAIKNLYRPGSNIKMLIVALGLGLTMFVTLAAIQSSINNEIANNVPKEAPNFFVLDIPKEKSGDFDALIKKNDAKAKVNLIPALRGSITEYKNIVVADLQELPEDAWVLRGDRGITYSQNIPEGSELTKGKWWDANYKGPPLVSMEEEVASILGLDIGDRIVVNILGVDFEAKIASLRKVTWDNFGLNYVLVFSPNTFVDAPHNMVATILVDKKAEGDLARAIPKNFPSATMIEVGDVITQITTLLGQMSTAIALAASIAILAGIAVLIGAISAQQSTRIYDSIVMKMLGATRAQILLAQAFEYLALALILSLLATIIGLAAAYMVVVQIFDFAFNPDPLLILLTLAMGGGVTLIIGLLGALPSLTVRPAQALRQL, encoded by the coding sequence GTGAGCAGCAATATGGGTAATGTTAATCAATTTTCGACCCTTTGGCGTCTTGCCCTGCGCGATATGCATATTAAAATTCGCGGGCTGCGTTTATTATTCATCTGCATTTTATTGGGTGTGGCAACATTGGCCGGTATTGGCAGTTTGACCAGCTCCATTGCCGCAGAGCTGGCCGCGAGGGGGCAAAATATATTGGGCGGCGATATCGAAATATCATTGTCCCAGCGACAGGCAAATAATAAAGAATTGGCCGAATTTACTGCCTATGGCCGCCTGTCTAAAACGTTAAGAATGCGGGCCATGGCTTTTAACCCCGCCAATGAGGAAAGCGCCCTTTCCGAATTAAAGGCGGTGGATGATAATTATCCGCTTTATGGTGCATTGGCCACCCATCGCGCGGCATCCGACACCCCGCCGCAAAAGGGCGAAATTTATATCGCACAGGCTATGGCGGACCGGCTTTCGCTAAACATTGGTCAAAAATTGCGTTTTGGTCAGGCAGATTTTACCATAAAGGCAATTATCAAGGATGAACCGGATCGTTTGGGAGAGGGCTTTACCTTGGGCCCCGTCGCCATTATCAATATTGACGATATAGCCAGCACCAATTTGGTGCAGCCTGGCAGCCTATATAGTTCAAAATATCGGCTGCAATTATCCGCCAATAATCCGGGAAATACGCCCAATAATGACCCACAGCCTGATTTAGAAAATTTGACCAAATCATTTGAAAAAAAATATAGCAAGCAAGGTTTTGATTTTAAAAATGCGGGCAATGGTGCGCCCAGCACACAAAGATTTATTGAACGAATGGGTCAATTTTTGGGATTGGTCGGTTTGGCAGCACTGACCATATCGGGCATTGGCGTGGGTAATGGGGTCAGTTCTTATCTCGCAGGAAAAAAATCCTCCATCGCCACATTAAAAATTTTGGGATTGGATAGTCGGGGAATTTTCACCATCTATCTTTTGCAAATTTCGATAATCAGTATTTTTGCGATTATCACGGGATTGGCCATTGGCATATTTGCGCCCTTTGTCATTACTTTTTTTGCCGGTGATATATTGCCGGTGCAGCCGGGCGTGGATATTTATCCTCTGCCCTTAATTATCAGCGCGGCTTTTGGCGCATTAACCGCGCTTGCCTTTGCCATACGGCCATTATCCACCGCACAATTGGTTCCCGCCGCACGGATTTTCCGTTCAGCGGTGGAGGATGATTTGCCCACACCAAAATGGGCCAAATGGGTAAATGTCGCCGCGTTAATTTTAATTGCGGCATTGGCGGTGCTGACCGCACGGGAAAAGTTATTTTCAGCTGGATTTATCATCGCTGCATTATTGGTTTTTGCTATATTATGGATGCTGGCCATTGCCATTATCAAAATTTCTGCATCTTTGCCGCTGCCCAAAAATATTGTGCTGCGCATGGCGATAAAAAATCTCTATCGCCCTGGTTCAAATATCAAAATGTTGATTGTCGCGCTTGGCCTTGGCCTTACAATGTTTGTAACATTGGCCGCAATCCAAAGCAGCATTAACAATGAAATTGCGAATAATGTGCCCAAGGAAGCACCAAATTTCTTTGTGCTGGACATTCCAAAGGAAAAATCAGGCGACTTTGACGCGCTTATCAAAAAAAATGATGCAAAGGCAAAGGTTAATTTAATCCCTGCACTGCGCGGGTCGATTACCGAATATAAAAATATTGTGGTCGCAGATTTGCAAGAATTACCAGAGGATGCATGGGTTTTGCGCGGGGATAGAGGCATTACATATAGCCAAAATATCCCCGAAGGCAGCGAATTGACAAAGGGCAAATGGTGGGACGCCAATTATAAAGGGCCGCCACTGGTCAGCATGGAGGAAGAAGTCGCCTCCATATTGGGATTGGACATTGGCGACAGGATAGTTGTCAATATTTTGGGCGTGGATTTTGAGGCCAAAATTGCCTCCCTACGCAAGGTGACATGGGATAATTTTGGGTTAAATTATGTTTTGGTATTTTCCCCAAATACATTTGTCGATGCGCCGCATAATATGGTCGCCACCATATTGGTGGATAAAAAGGCCGAAGGCGATTTGGCCCGCGCCATTCCGAAAAATTTCCCCTCTGCCACCATGATAGAGGTGGGCGATGTCATCACCCAAATCACGACTTTATTGGGGCAAATGTCCACCGCCATTGCATTGGCCGCTTCCATTGCCATTTTGGCGGGCATAGCGGTGTTAATTGGTGCAATTTCGGCGCAGCAATCCACCCGCATTTATGACAGCATCGTCATGAAAATGTTGGGCGCAACGCGGGCGCAAATTTTATTGGCACAGGCATTTGAATATTTGGCTTTGGCGTTGATATTATCTTTATTGGCAACAATTATCGGCTTGGCCGCTGCCTATATGGTGGTGGTGCAGATTTTTGATTTTGCCTTTAATCCTGATCCGCTGCTTATTTTATTAACCCTTGCCATGGGCGGCGGGGTAACGTTGATTATCGGATTATTGGGGGCGCTCCCCTCCCTTACCGTGCGCCCAGCACAGGCGCTGCGCCAGCTATAA